In a single window of the Cydia pomonella isolate Wapato2018A chromosome 2, ilCydPomo1, whole genome shotgun sequence genome:
- the LOC133531566 gene encoding uncharacterized protein LOC133531566: protein MSIGAHLAPPPPPPPVAVTAPPPPPPVAVTVPPPPPPVAALPPPTQLKSVHHITLARYLLPSATPSTPLPVPGISSATSSTGPSTSACPKPGPSDPPPTTPFPASGPSASNVKRITKEEDQRILSFLSNPYNLAKAKGLKVWEDAQLFDQMLGKRSAVSLISRSKKVAKHPSRC, encoded by the exons ATGTCCATAGGAG cccaccttgcaccgccgccaccgccgccgcccgTTGCTGTCACAGCGCCGCCACCACCGCCGCCCGTTGCTGTCACAgtgccgccaccgccgccgcccgTTGCCGCTTTACCGCCACCTACACAATTAAAATCGGTACATCATATTACACTGGCGCGGTACCTTTTACCAAGTGCAACCCCGTCGACCCCGTTACCCGTACCCGGGATCTCGTCGGCAACATCTTCCACCGGACCTTCAACTTCTGCCTGCCCGAAGCCCGGTCCTTCTGACCCGCCCCCAACCACCCCTTTCCCAGCATCTGGTCCCTCGGCCTCTAATGTGAAACGTATCACAAAAGAGGAGGACCAGAGAATTCTGAGCTTCCTCTCAAACCCCTACAACTTAGCCAAAGCCAAGGGTTTAAAGGTTTGGGAGGATGCTCAGCTATTCGACCAAATGCTGGGAAAGCGATCCGCTGTTAGCCTGATCAGCCGCTCAAAAAAAGTCGCAAAGCACCCATCGCGGTGCTGA